One genomic window of Aethina tumida isolate Nest 87 chromosome 3, icAetTumi1.1, whole genome shotgun sequence includes the following:
- the LOC109606709 gene encoding maltase A1-like, which produces MIRVAFMLVVATTVANCVAVTEGNPDWWKTAVFYQIYPRSFKDSNDDGIGDLQGISSKLQYLHDLGVNATWLSPIFQSPQVDQGYDISDYRTVDNVFGSNEELLNLIEEAKKLGIKIILDFVPNHTSDRHYWFNQSLDNDEYYKDFYIWREGRNNNSEPPNNWLSNFKGSAWTYREERQMWYYHNFAEAQPDLNYNNPKVVQAMKDVLTYWLDNGVGGFRVDAVQYLFEDESFKDEPQSGDENAGPNDYEYLKHIYTSDLDKTYDMIYQWRDLMENYTKTKGGDDRIFMTEAWTTFNNTMLYYGTSDGSRLGAHFTFNFDFIASATANSSASDLKAIIDRWITELPSRYVPNWVLGNHDRHRVATRYGVEHVDALTMMQAILPGVQITYNGEEIGMVDGQVTCQQGHDPIDNANCTKFDEVSRDFERTPFQWDTTINAGFSKADPQSLWLPVGKDYKTTNVAVEEKDNKSHLSIYKTVVSLRHSIPKEATTETNLEGNVLMITRNVNSTNVYHYVYNRANEEAICNLPHKLQHSTYKIIAVSGKSTYSLGDVVEQKLKLASNESLILSEIENSDDAASGLAVTYITFFSIIIGMLNIIQ; this is translated from the exons ATGATTAGAGTAGCGTTTATGTTAGTTGTGGCCACTACTGTGGCCAACTGTGTAGCTGTAACTGAAGGCAATCCAGATTGGTGGAAAACAGctgtattttatcaaatttatcctCGATCTTTTAAAGACAGTAACGACGATGGTATTGGAGATCTGcaag GAATCTCATCCAAGCTGCAATATTTACACGACCTCGGAGTAAATGCCACATGGTTATCACCAATTTTCCAATCACCTCAAGTTGATCAAGGCTATGATATTAGCGATTACAGAACTGTAGATAATGTTTTCGGATCTAATGAAGAATTGTTAAATCTAATTGAGGAAGCCAAGAAACTAGGAATAAAGATTATTCTAGATTTCGTTCCTAATCACACAAGTGACAGGCACTACTGGTTTAATCAATCTTTGGATAATGATGAGTACTATAAAGACTTTTATATTTGGAGAGAAGGCAGAAACAACAACAGTGAACCCCCAAATAATTGG CTTAGTAACTTTAAAGGAAGTGCATGGACCTACAGAGAAGAAAGACAAATGTGGTACTATCATAACTTCGCAGAAGCCCAACCTGATCTCAACTACAATAATCCTAAAGTCGTACAAGCTATGAAG GATGTTTTGACCTACTGGTTAGATAATGGAGTTGGGGGATTTAGGGTTGATGCTGTTCAATATCTGTTTgaagatgaaagttttaaagatGAGCCACAATCAGGTGACGAAAATGCGGGCCCTAATGATTACGAATATTTGAAACATATATACACCAGTGACTTAGATAAAACTTATGATATGATTTATCAATGGAGAGACTTGatggaaaattatacaaaaaccaAGGGAGGAGATGATAG gaTTTTTATGACAGAGGCGTGGACTACTTTCAATAACACTATGTTGTACTACGGCACCAGTGATGGTTCCAGATTAGGAGCTCActtcacatttaattttgattttattgctTCTGCCACTGCTAATTCTTCAGCCAGCGATCTTAAAGCCATTATTGACAGATGGATTACTGAACTTCCAAGTCGTTATGTACCCAATTGGGTG TTGGGTAACCATGACAGACACAGAGTAGCAACACGTTACGGCGTTGAACACGTCGACGCCCTTACGATGATGCAAGCTATTTTACCTGGTGTTCAAATTACGTACAACGGTGAAGAAATTGGTATGGTAGACGGACAAGTAACATGTCAGCAAGGCCATGATCCAATAGATAATGCAAATTGCACTAAATTTGACGAAGTCAGCAGAGATTTCGAAAGAACTCCTTTTCAATGGGATACTACTATTAATGCCGGATTTAGCAAGGCAGATCCACAAAGTCTTTGGTTACCAGTTGGTAAAGATTACAAAACAACTAATGTTGCAGTAGAGGAAAAGGACAATAAAAGTCATCTATCTATATACAAAACTGTTGTAAGTTTGAGGCATAGCATACCAAAAGAAGCTACTACAGAAACAAATTTGGAGGGTAATGTGCTAATGATTACCAGAAACGTAAATAGCACTAATGTTTATCATTACGTCTATAACCGAGCTAATGAAGAAGCAATTTGTAATCTCCCACATAAGTTACAACAttcaacatataaaattattgccgTAAGTGGTAAATCCACTTATTCATTAGG ggaCGTAGTTGAGCAAAAACTAAAGCTCGCAAGCAATGAAAGTCTGATATTAAGTGAAATCGAGAACAGTGATGATGCAGCTTCAGGACTGGCAGTAACATATATCACCTTCTTTTCGATTATTATCGGAATGCTGAACattattcagtaa